The following coding sequences are from one Halobacteriovorax sp. JY17 window:
- a CDS encoding lysophospholipid acyltransferase family protein: protein MILSNIIYLIAKTFSLTYRYRFIGHENIEKAQELSQHGNYLLGIWHQNLLHGILAQTGNPHVVIVSKSKDADPVAYTCRKIGTIVVRGSSKNAAGVDKGGKEAKLEMIEQLNLGHPGAVTVDGPKGPAKKVKPGIVDMALKTGTTLIPYLPIPKSYWSFKSWDKFRLPKPFSKIVVLYGEPIPVTEVSKFDQYQIELENSLNGLEADAVAALSNWSKLSKKNWNQNK, encoded by the coding sequence ATGATCCTATCAAATATAATTTATCTCATCGCTAAAACCTTTAGCTTAACTTATAGATATAGATTTATCGGCCATGAAAATATAGAGAAAGCTCAAGAGCTCAGCCAACATGGAAATTATCTTTTAGGTATTTGGCATCAAAATCTTCTCCATGGAATTCTTGCTCAAACAGGAAATCCTCACGTTGTTATCGTCTCAAAATCTAAAGATGCCGATCCTGTCGCCTACACTTGCAGAAAGATTGGAACTATTGTCGTTCGTGGAAGCTCTAAGAACGCTGCTGGCGTTGATAAAGGCGGTAAAGAAGCGAAGCTTGAAATGATTGAGCAACTAAATCTTGGACACCCTGGAGCCGTCACAGTCGATGGGCCAAAAGGACCTGCAAAGAAAGTTAAGCCAGGTATTGTCGATATGGCCTTAAAGACTGGAACGACGCTTATTCCCTATCTTCCAATTCCTAAGTCCTATTGGAGCTTTAAGAGTTGGGATAAATTCCGTCTGCCAAAACCATTTTCTAAAATTGTAGTTCTCTACGGTGAGCCTATCCCAGTGACCGAAGTTTCAAAATTTGATCAATATCAAATTGAGCTTGAAAACTCACTCAACGGACTTGAGGCCGATGCAGTGGCGGCCCTGTCGAATTGGTCAAAGCTAAGTAAGAAGAATTGGAATCAAAATAAGTAA